CGATGAGTTCGGGGTGCCCGGCCGGTCCAAGCAGGTGAGTCGTCCCGCCGGGACACCGACCGGCAGGAGCCGCGCATGTCCGAGCAGCAGCCCGAGCGGCCCGGCGGACGGCGGCGCCCGTCGCGGCAGATCTACGTCCACCTCCCGGTGGCGGACCTGGCCTCGTCGATAGCGTTCTTCACCGCCCTGGGCTTCGACGTGGCCCCGGATTCCACCGACGCCGACGCCACCGCGCTCGTGGTCGGCGAGGCGGCCTTCGTGATGCTGCTGACCCGCCCGTTCTTCGCCGGCTTCACCCGCAAGCCGGTCGCGGACCCGACGGTCACCGAGGTCACCGTGGCGGTCTCGGCACGCACGCGGCGCGAGGTCGACGAGCTGGTCGACCGTGCCCTGGAGCTCGGTGCGCAGCCGTGCCGAGAGGCGCAGGACCGCGGCTTCATGTACGGCCGCAGCTTCTACGACCTCGACGGCCACCTCTGGGAGCTGATCTGGTCCGACCCGGACGCGTTCGCGGCCTGACCCCGGAAGTTCTCCGGCGCGAAACCTGCGGGCAGCACCCCTGGAACATCGACGGGCCACGCTGGGCAGCGACCCCCTCGTCGCGACCACCGGGAGCCCCCATGCTGTGGAGAGTCCGTACGACGCTCGCCGACCGACCGGGCGCCCTGGCCCACCTGGCCCGGCGCTGCGGCGAGCGCACGGTGAACATCCTGGGGCTGCAGATCTTCCCCGGGGTCGACGGCGTCACCGACGAGCTGGTGCTGCGGGCCCCCGAGGGGTGGGGGGTCACGGAGCTGACCGCCCTCGTCGAGGCCGCAGGCGGCACCCGGATCTCGGTCGGCCGGTGCAGCGAGCACGCGTTGGCCGACGGCCCGACCCGGCACCTGAGCGCGATCCGAGCGGTGCTGCACGGCACCTCCCCGGTCGGGGCGGTCCTCGCCGATCTGCTCGACGCCGACCCGGTCGGTGCGACCGGACCGCAGGAGCGTCTCGAGGTGGACGTCGCCGGGCAGCGGGTGGAGGTCCGCCGAACCGAGCCGTTCACCGGGACCGAGCATGCCCGGGCGCAGGCCTTCGCCGCGCTCGTCGGCGACCTCGTCGAGCGCGGGCTCACCGACCCGGTGCCCGAGCCGGCCGCCCCGCCCGGTCGGCCGGTCGGCCGGTCGGCGCACGGGGTGCTGCTCCGTGAGGGCACCCTCGACGACGTGCCGGCGCTGCTGGCCATGCACGCGCGTTGCTCGGCGGACACCGTCTACCGGCAGTACGCCGCCCCGCTGGCGCGTCTGGACGCCCGGCTGGCCCGGCGGATCCTCCGGGGCGGCGAGGGCAGCCTCGTGGCCGAGGCGTCGGGCGCCGTGGTCGGCCTGGCCGCGCTGGCCGCCGCCGTGGGCGACACCTGCGAGCTGTCGCTGCTGGTCGAGGACGGCTGGCAGCGGCGCGGCGTCGGCACCCGGCTGCTGGCTGCGGCGACCCGTCTGGCCGCGTCCGCGGGCATCGCGGAGGTGCTGCTGCGCGGACCGGCGGAGAACCCCGCCGCCATTGCGATGGTCTTCGGCTCCGGGCTGCGGGCCCGGGTCAGGCTGCACGACGAGGAGCTGCAGGTCACCGTGTCGACCCGGGGCCTGGCGGCGGCCTCGCCGGCGGCGACCGGGGCACCCGGCACGGTCGGGGCCGCGTCGGCAGCCTCAGCCCGGCTGGTCCGGGGCGGTCGCCGGGGCTGAGCCCCGGACGACGACCGGAGGGGCGGCGACCTCGGCGACCCCGGCGACCGGCACCTCCAGCACGACGGTGGCGCCGCCGCCCGCCGTCGCGGCGGTGCCCGGGTCCTCGATCCGGACCGACCCGCCGAGCGTCTCGGCGACGGCCCGGACCAGCGACAGCCCCAACCCGCTGCCGCGGGTGCTGCGGCTCTCGTCGGCCCGCGCGAAGCGGTCGAACGCCCGGTGCCGGACCGAGTCGGGGAACCCGGCGCCCTCGTCGTGCACCTCGAGGCGCAGCAGGCCGTCGTGCAGCGAGGCGATGACCGAGACCGCGCCCTCGCCGTGCCGCAGGGCGTTGGAGACGAGGTTGGTCACCGCCATCTCGAGCCAGCGCCGGTCGACCCGTACTACCGCCGCTGGAGCGTCGACCCGCAGCCGGCGGCCCTGCCCGTCCGC
The DNA window shown above is from Nocardioides mesophilus and carries:
- a CDS encoding GNAT family N-acetyltransferase, encoding MLWRVRTTLADRPGALAHLARRCGERTVNILGLQIFPGVDGVTDELVLRAPEGWGVTELTALVEAAGGTRISVGRCSEHALADGPTRHLSAIRAVLHGTSPVGAVLADLLDADPVGATGPQERLEVDVAGQRVEVRRTEPFTGTEHARAQAFAALVGDLVERGLTDPVPEPAAPPGRPVGRSAHGVLLREGTLDDVPALLAMHARCSADTVYRQYAAPLARLDARLARRILRGGEGSLVAEASGAVVGLAALAAAVGDTCELSLLVEDGWQRRGVGTRLLAAATRLAASAGIAEVLLRGPAENPAAIAMVFGSGLRARVRLHDEELQVTVSTRGLAAASPAATGAPGTVGAASAASARLVRGGRRG
- a CDS encoding VOC family protein — protein: MSEQQPERPGGRRRPSRQIYVHLPVADLASSIAFFTALGFDVAPDSTDADATALVVGEAAFVMLLTRPFFAGFTRKPVADPTVTEVTVAVSARTRREVDELVDRALELGAQPCREAQDRGFMYGRSFYDLDGHLWELIWSDPDAFAA